The proteins below come from a single Fodinicurvata sp. EGI_FJ10296 genomic window:
- the ccmA gene encoding heme ABC exporter ATP-binding protein CcmA has protein sequence MDELACMRGDRLLFAGLSARVVAGGCLRLTGPNGCGKSTLMRVVAGLARPFMGRVAFCHDGQPDNDGHNGDEDRRDHVAYLGHRDGVKAALTAHEHLRLHAALHGVRWIDSASIIDRMGLTPAADLPGRLLSSGQRRRLALARLLVAPAPLWVLDEPVVGLDQDGTVVLEAMLAEHRARGGLAVLSTHTPIDTGETLDVALADYAPENPIAGAGA, from the coding sequence ATGGACGAACTCGCCTGCATGCGCGGCGACCGCTTGCTGTTCGCCGGTCTGTCGGCGCGCGTCGTGGCCGGGGGCTGCCTGCGTCTGACGGGCCCCAACGGTTGCGGCAAGTCGACCCTGATGCGGGTGGTGGCGGGACTGGCCAGGCCGTTCATGGGACGAGTGGCTTTTTGCCACGATGGCCAGCCTGACAATGATGGCCACAACGGCGACGAGGATCGACGCGACCATGTCGCTTATCTCGGTCATCGCGACGGGGTGAAGGCGGCGCTGACGGCGCACGAGCATCTGCGCCTTCATGCCGCGCTGCATGGCGTGAGATGGATTGATAGCGCATCCATCATCGACCGGATGGGACTAACCCCGGCAGCGGACCTGCCGGGCCGTCTCCTGTCATCGGGACAACGGCGGCGACTGGCGCTCGCGCGGCTGTTGGTGGCGCCGGCGCCGCTCTGGGTGCTGGACGAGCCGGTGGTCGGGCTGGATCAGGACGGAACGGTCGTGCTGGAAGCAATGTTGGCTGAGCATCGGGCGCGGGGCGGTCTGGCCGTGCTGTCGACGCATACGCCCATCGACACCGGCGAGACACTTGACGTCGCGCTGGCGGATTATGCCCCTGAAAACCCGATAGCAGGAGCCGGCGCATGA
- the ccmB gene encoding heme exporter protein CcmB, with product MTMARALASLIGAELRLAFRAGADAVMAVAFFVVTVSLFPLGIGPEPNLLLRIAPGIIWVVVLLATLLPLDRLFAEDRNDGMLDQLLLAPLPLEAAILAKLAAQWAMTVVPILIAAPVLAIMLGMHADHLPVLVLTLVIGTPALTLWGAIGAALAVGARRAGILISLLALPLQVPVLIFAVAAVDAAMMDLTPRPHLLLLTAMTVFALTVTPFAAAAALRQAAEND from the coding sequence ATGACAATGGCGCGCGCGCTGGCCAGCCTGATCGGCGCGGAACTGCGGCTTGCGTTCCGGGCCGGGGCCGATGCCGTCATGGCGGTGGCCTTTTTCGTGGTGACGGTGTCGCTGTTTCCGCTGGGTATCGGGCCGGAACCCAATCTACTGCTGCGGATCGCGCCGGGCATCATCTGGGTCGTGGTGCTGCTGGCGACGCTCTTGCCGCTCGACCGGCTGTTCGCGGAAGACCGGAACGACGGAATGCTCGATCAACTGCTGCTGGCGCCGTTGCCGCTGGAGGCCGCCATCCTGGCCAAGCTTGCGGCCCAATGGGCGATGACGGTGGTGCCGATCCTGATCGCCGCGCCGGTGCTGGCCATCATGCTGGGCATGCACGCCGATCACCTGCCGGTTCTGGTCCTGACCCTCGTCATCGGCACGCCCGCGCTGACCCTCTGGGGCGCCATCGGCGCGGCGCTGGCCGTCGGCGCGCGGCGGGCCGGCATCCTGATCAGCCTGCTGGCACTGCCGCTGCAAGTGCCGGTACTGATCTTTGCCGTCGCCGCCGTCGATGCGGCGATGATGGATCTGACGCCGCGGCCGCATCTGTTGCTGTTGACGGCGATGACCGTCTTCGCCCTGACCGTCACACCCTTCGCCGCCGCCGCCGCGCTGCGTCAGGCGGCGGAGAATGATTGA